A single region of the Undibacterium piscinae genome encodes:
- a CDS encoding phytanoyl-CoA dioxygenase family protein, with amino-acid sequence MLTPEQLQEFRINGYLVLPGMTDAAYCESVLAFAAQELLADAAPIEYEADTRYPGAPASRDAEGGRTARRLLQAVARSPLLADWARGEQLTAALRQLLGAGACLSQVHHNCIMTKQPRFSSITGWHRDSRYWQFQRAELVSAWLALRNETVENGCLLVMPGSHLWTIQPDQLDAAQFLRADLAQNQALLQQAIAVPLQQGDTLLFHSNLFHAAGCNQTAHSKFSMVFTYRAADNPPQAGTRSASLPEIEI; translated from the coding sequence ATGCTCACACCTGAACAATTGCAAGAGTTTCGTATTAACGGTTATCTGGTTTTGCCTGGTATGACCGATGCCGCTTATTGCGAATCCGTACTCGCTTTCGCCGCGCAGGAATTACTGGCGGATGCGGCACCGATAGAGTACGAAGCCGATACCCGTTATCCGGGGGCACCGGCATCGCGCGATGCCGAAGGCGGCCGCACGGCACGGCGCTTATTGCAGGCGGTGGCACGCAGTCCCTTACTGGCAGACTGGGCGCGTGGCGAGCAACTGACAGCGGCCTTGCGCCAGCTATTGGGCGCAGGTGCCTGTTTGTCGCAAGTGCATCACAACTGCATCATGACCAAGCAACCGCGTTTCTCCAGCATTACCGGATGGCATCGCGATAGCCGTTACTGGCAGTTTCAACGTGCCGAGTTGGTGTCGGCCTGGCTGGCCTTACGTAACGAGACCGTAGAGAATGGTTGTCTGCTGGTGATGCCGGGTTCGCATTTGTGGACTATTCAGCCGGATCAACTCGATGCGGCGCAATTTTTGCGCGCTGATCTGGCGCAGAATCAAGCGTTATTGCAACAGGCAATCGCGGTGCCTTTGCAGCAGGGTGACACCTTGTTATTTCACAGCAATTTGTTTCATGCAGCAGGCTGCAACCAGACTGCGCACAGCAAATTCTCTATGGTGTTTACTTATCGTGCGGCAGATAACCCACCGCAGGCGGGAACGCGTTCGGCTAGTCTGCCTGAGATAGAAATTTAA